The sequence GGGTCAAGGCCCGCCGCGGTTTCGCGAAGATATGGGGCCTTGAAGCCGGCTGGGACAGCGCAGTGCTGAAACGCACTTTGAGTCCCCAATGGGAGCGGACTACTTTCGGCGAACCCGTGAATGCCACCCGGAGAATTACGGAGAGCGACCAAATTGTCTATACACCGGGGGAGACCTCCCGCAGGGTTGACTGGAACGGCATGGAAGCTTCGCTTCGGGCCGGGATTCCGGGAAGCTTCGACCAGTTAGACGCTGTGCGGAGCACGGGCATTACCGCTAAGCTTCCGCTTAAAATCGTGCAGCCGGATGTGACGGTAGAGTCGCTGCGGGAGCAGGGAGTGGCGCGCAAAATTTCCGAATTCAGCACCTCGCTGGGCTCAAGCGGACCGGGTAGAAGCTACAACGTGGAATCCGCCGCTAATGCGGTGAATGATACGCTCCTTCCCCCGGGGGGAATATTCGACTACGGCAAAGCAATCGAAAAAGCGGAGAAAACCACCGGCTTCCGCGAAGCGCCGGTCATTGTGAGCGGCAAGCTTCAGCCGGGCATCGGCGGCGGCATCTGCCAAGTGTCCAGCACGCTGTACAATGCGGCGCTGCGCACGGGACTTGAAATCGTGGAGCGGCGCAACCACTCCCTGCCGGTAAGCTACCTGCCCAAGGGCCAGGATGCGACCTTCTCCCAGGGGTCGATCAATTTCCGTTTCCGCAATAATACCGGCCGCTATTTATTAATCCGATCCGCCGTGCAGGGACGCAGGCTGACCGTCAAGCTCTTTGGTACCTTCCCGCAAAACGTATCGTACGAGGTTGAGTCTCGGA is a genomic window of Paenibacillus durus ATCC 35681 containing:
- a CDS encoding VanW family protein; its protein translation is MRKTHGALIALIGLILAASLVYGGLYLYAGQRSVPKGTMLAGWSVGGMDIAQARAELDRKLQALHEIPITLTGDGETEIRITLKEAGVTYHADGFLQSLNRLTDGSLLERVKARRGFAKIWGLEAGWDSAVLKRTLSPQWERTTFGEPVNATRRITESDQIVYTPGETSRRVDWNGMEASLRAGIPGSFDQLDAVRSTGITAKLPLKIVQPDVTVESLREQGVARKISEFSTSLGSSGPGRSYNVESAANAVNDTLLPPGGIFDYGKAIEKAEKTTGFREAPVIVSGKLQPGIGGGICQVSSTLYNAALRTGLEIVERRNHSLPVSYLPKGQDATFSQGSINFRFRNNTGRYLLIRSAVQGRRLTVKLFGTFPQNVSYEVESRTVDILTPGSRTVSDATLPAGASRTLQNGKAGYVVETYLTRKVDGKAVDRKKLSRDTYRPQHALVAVGSGGARPSSPEPSEHPLVEDGIRKNN